In the Acropora muricata isolate sample 2 chromosome 1, ASM3666990v1, whole genome shotgun sequence genome, one interval contains:
- the LOC136916886 gene encoding adenosine receptor A3-like, producing MANHSQQQNITIRYFPFFSSSECITWLTVFSIEAVAIVMLNGLTIIVYLKERSLRKRTMYLVINQAVADMFTGASISILCGMWASTCQLWNLRPRYEVIFLILVLWSVSPTASLINLGAISLERTHATFRPFKHRLVKKKIFGAATAIVWITAGAISTGIVPQFAFKSPSSKGIRIFSIVFYASFLFGLLTIIVSYSAIAIKIFYGTQSHHRSATSRGRKLTKTLFIVTVVSLLLTLPFIIVHLCFFLQLYTSIPVHLEFSSYFMAYANSLVNPLLYTVRIPEFKRALVSILRCRFQPQPAPAFPLNQM from the coding sequence atggctaatcactctcagcaacaaaacataACTATAAGATATTTCCCGTTTTTCTCTTCATCTGAGTGCATTACGTGGCTAACAGTGTTTAGCATTGAGGCTGTTGCTATAGTGATGTTGAATGGtcttacaatcattgtttacctgaaagagcgcagtcttcgcaagcgcaCTATGTACTTGGTAATTAACCAGGCAGTCGCTGATATGTTTACTGGGGCCAGCATCTCCATTCTGTGTGGAATGTGGGCATCCACGTGTCAACTTTGGAATCTGCGGCCTAGATACGAGGTAATTTTTCTTATCTTGGTCTTATGGAGTGTCTCGCCCACAGCATCTTTAATTAACCTGGGAGCGATTTCTTTGGAGCGAACGCACGCGACGTTTCGTCCCTTCAAGCATCGTctcgtcaaaaagaaaatcttcgGAGCCGCTActgctattgtttggattacagctggggCAATTTCAACTGGCATTGTCCCACAATTTGCCTTTAAGTCTCCATCTTCTAAAGGAATCCGCATATTTTCTATCGTATTCTATGCATCTTTCTTGTTCGGCCTTTTAACTATCATTGTTTCTTATTCGGCTATAGCTATAAAAATTTTCTATGGAACTCAGTCTCACCACCGTAGTGCAACCAGTAGAGgaagaaaattgaccaagacccttttcattgtgacagttgtatctttactgctgACGCTGCCATTTATTATTGTCcatttatgtttctttcttcaATTATATACTTCAATACCTGTTCATTTAGAATTTTCTTCTTACTTTATGGCTTATgcaaactctcttgtcaatccactTCTTTATACAGTTAGAATCCCAGAGTTCAAAAGAGCTCTGGTTTCTATTTTGCGCTGTAGATTCCAACCACAGCCTGCTCCGGCTTTTCCTCTAAACCAGATGTAA
- the LOC136916892 gene encoding melanocyte-stimulating hormone receptor-like, with translation MANHSQEQHEASSVTPFSASRCIAVLTVYGIEAVAIVMLNALTIIVCLKERSLRKRSMYLVINQAVADMFVGASLICDYLLYAGYICEIWTINLPRHLLLIIWVLMFASPLASLINLGAISLERTHATFRPFKHRLVKKKIFTAVAAIVWIAAGAISTVIVLQFAFKSPFSTRIRIFYIVFNSSFLFCLLTIIVSYSSIAIKIVYGTQPHHRSATSRGRKLTNTLFIVTVVSLLLTLPLIIVLFCKILQSCTSVPFYLHFSFHIMFYANSLVNPVLYTFRIPEFKRALISFLHCRSQRQPAPGFPLNEM, from the coding sequence atggctaatcactctcaAGAACAACACGAAGCTTCATCTGTCACGCCTTTTTCTGCATCTAGGTGCATTGCTGTTCTAACAGTGTATGGCATAGAGGCTGTTGCTATAGTGATgttgaatgcccttacaataattgtttgcctcaaagagcgcagtcttcgcaagcgcagcatgtacctggtgatcaaccaagcagttgctgatatgtttgTTGGAGCCAGTTTGATCTGTGATTATCTGCTGTATGCCGGATACATTTGTGAAATTTGGACGATCAATCTTCCAAGACACCTGCTCCTTATTATCTGGGTCTTAATGTTTGCCTCGCCTTTAGCATCACTAATTAACCTAGGagctatttctttggagcgaacgcacgcaacgtttcgtcccttcaagcatcgcctcgtcaaaaagaaaatcttcacAGCCGTTGCTGCTATTGTTTGGATTGCAGCTGGGGCAATTTCAACTGTCATTGTCCTACAATTTGCCTTTAAATCTCCATTTTCTACACGAATCCGCATCTTTTATATCGTATTCAATTCATCTTTCTTGTTCTGCCTTTTAACTATCATTGTTTCTTATTCGtctatagctataaaaattgtctatGGAACTCAGCCTCACCACCGTAGTGCAACCAGTAGAGGAAGAAAATTGACCAACACcctgttcattgtgacagttgtatctttactgctgACGCTCCCATTAATTATTGTCCTGTTTTGTAAAATACTTCAATCATGCACTTCAGTAcctttttatttacatttttctttccaCATTATGTTTTATGCAAACTCTCTTGTTAATCCAGTTCTTTATACATTTAGAATCCCAGAGTTCAAAAGAGCTCTGATCTCTTTTTTGCACTGTAGATCCCAACGACAGCCTGCTCCGGGTTTTCCTCTAAACGAGATGTAA